TCTAAGAATGCTTGAATGTCTTTGGTTGGTTTCAAACGAATTTTTCCTAATCTTTCTAATTCATTTTCCACCATCATTTTTTTCTCTTGATATTGTTCATATCTTGAGTCATCTACTAACCCAATGTCATGTCCCATCTCTGTTAGACGTAAATCTGCATTATCATGACGTAATAGTAAACGATACTCTGCACGAGATGTTAGCAGTCGATAAGGTTCATTCGTTCCTTTCGTTACCAAATCGTCGATTAACACTCCGATGTACGCATCGCTTCTTTTTAAAATAAATGGTTCTTTGCCTTGTATTTTTAAGGCAGCATTTATTCCTGCCATTAATCCTTGACAAGCGGCTTCTTCATACCCTGATGTTCCATTAGTTTGTCCTGCTGTATAAAGACCTGAAATCTTCATTGTTTCAAGTGTTGGACGTAATTGATGAGGCACAACGACATCATACTCAATCGCATAACCACTACGCATAATTTTCGCTTTTTCCAATCCTTCAATGCTTTGAACCATCTCTTTTTGGACATCTTCTGGTAATGAAGTTGACAGACCTTGAACATAGACTTCTTCAGTATGTTCTCCTTCTGGTTCTAAAAATATTTGATGGCGAGGTTTATCACTAAAGCGAACGATTTTATCTTCAATCGACGGACAATATCTTGCCCCTACACCTTCAACAATTCCTGTAAACATTGGAGCACGGTGTAAATTGTCGCGAATAACTGTATGTGTATCTAAGTTTGTATAAGTTAACCAACATGGTAATTGATCTGTACGGTACTGATCATCTGTGCTTTCAAAACTAAAATGGTTGGGTTGTTTGTCCCCTGGTTGTTCTTCTGTCACTGAATAATCAATCGTACTTGATTTTACTCGTGGTGGCGTTCCTGTTTTAAATCGTTCTATCTCTAATCCAATTTCTTTTAAGTTATTTGCTAATCCAATTGAGGGCAATGAGTTATTTGGGCCAGAAGAATATTTCAATTCACCAATAATAATTTCACCACGCAAAGCAGTTCCTGCTGTAATGATAACTGCTTTACTTGTATATTGTGTACCCGTACTTAGCTCAACCCCATAACACACATCATCTTTAACTAATAATTTTTCTACGATACCTTGCTTAACAACTAAATTATCTTCTTTTTCTAATGTATGCTTTAATTCTGATTGATACGCATGTTTATCTGCTTGTGCTCGTAGGGCTCTTACAGCTGGTCCTTTACCAGTATTCAACATACGCATTTGAATATAGGTTTTATCAATATTACGACCCATTTCTCCACCTAGTGCATCAATTTCACGAACCACTACACCTTTAGCTGGTCCCCCTATTGATGGGTTACAAGGCATAAACCCAATCATATCTAAATTTAATGTCACAAGTAGTGTACTCATGCCCATTCTTGCTGCAGCTAAAGAAGCTTCTGAACCTGCATGTCCACCACCAACAACAATGATATCATAATCTCTCATTTCAATAGTTTCCATTAATGTTAATCTCCTTATTTTCC
This genomic stretch from Vagococcus sp. CY52-2 harbors:
- the mnmG gene encoding tRNA uridine-5-carboxymethylaminomethyl(34) synthesis enzyme MnmG; this encodes METIEMRDYDIIVVGGGHAGSEASLAAARMGMSTLLVTLNLDMIGFMPCNPSIGGPAKGVVVREIDALGGEMGRNIDKTYIQMRMLNTGKGPAVRALRAQADKHAYQSELKHTLEKEDNLVVKQGIVEKLLVKDDVCYGVELSTGTQYTSKAVIITAGTALRGEIIIGELKYSSGPNNSLPSIGLANNLKEIGLEIERFKTGTPPRVKSSTIDYSVTEEQPGDKQPNHFSFESTDDQYRTDQLPCWLTYTNLDTHTVIRDNLHRAPMFTGIVEGVGARYCPSIEDKIVRFSDKPRHQIFLEPEGEHTEEVYVQGLSTSLPEDVQKEMVQSIEGLEKAKIMRSGYAIEYDVVVPHQLRPTLETMKISGLYTAGQTNGTSGYEEAACQGLMAGINAALKIQGKEPFILKRSDAYIGVLIDDLVTKGTNEPYRLLTSRAEYRLLLRHDNADLRLTEMGHDIGLVDDSRYEQYQEKKMMVENELERLGKIRLKPTKDIQAFLEEKELAPLKDGILARDFLKRPEITYHDLGQFIPKPEKPLPRYVIEQVEIQVKYEGYIKKAKDKVEKLKRMEAKRIPENIDYKAINSLATEAVQKLEKIRPETIAQASRISGVNPSDISILMVYIEQGKIAKIDSEKA